ATTAAAAATAGAATTGAGCAAATTTCAAATGATTTATTCGTTAAAGAAATGACCACAAGACATCCATATGACTTATTAATCAATGATTGTGTAAAGGTTGATGTAAAGGTAGCCTCACCTTACTTACTTAGAGGCGAAAGTATAGTTCACACATTTGGTATAAACAAAAAGTATGGAACTTGTGACATTTATATCTGTATAGCGCTGGATGAAAACGAAGAGATTGAAAGAACCTTTATTATCCCAGCATCACACTTACAGATCGTTACATTGTGTGTAGGTAAAGATAGTAAGTACAACAAGTACTTAGACAACTGGAATTTCCTTTATCAGTTTGTTCGTCAATATGAAAGGGCCATAAGCATATGAAAATACACTTGGCTACTGATACACAATTAGAAGAAATCACTAAACATGATCATGACTGCCCTCCCTCTCTTTTGGGAGAGGTAGTTGAGGAGATGTTAAATAGAAATCTATTCGACAGGATGATTACTCATTGTTGCAAAATGGTGTTCGGAAGTTTTAACCGAATGAAGGAATTACACAGCATGGAGTTAGAAGATTTTTTACAGATAGGGCGCACAGCTGTATTTAAGGCGGTCAAGATGTTCGAACCCGGGAAAGGGAAATCATTTTCTAGTTTTGTTCACATGTTTATTAAACAAAGAATTGTTGAGTGTATCAAGTTCTTGGAAAGAGATAGGCGAGATCAGCGTAATGAATTCAGGGATATTGAGACAGAGGATGGCTTAAATATGTTTTATTTCATGCCAAGCCAGACAAATGTCGAGAAGTTCGTCATTAACAAAATCATGATAGAGGATTTCCTGAATCAATTGACCGAACGGCAAAGGCAAGTGATGGAGTTATATCTTAAGGACCACAACTTCGAGGAAATCGCAGAAATGTTAGGGAGAAAAGGCAAAGGGCGATCTTTAAATAAGACCTATAACGATGCAATGAAAAAATTGAGAAAAGGGGCGTAAGTATGAATTTTAATGAATACCAACAATTATCTAAAAGGACAATGCCAGGGACACATGATGGGAAAGCATTAGCAAATTATGCATTAGGTCTTACGGGGGAAGCCGGGGAGTGTGCGGACATCATCAAGAAAGAAGTATTCCATGGCCACAGAAGGGATGCTCAAGCGATTAAAAAGGAACTGGGTGACGTATTACATTATTTGACTGGTTTAGCCACCATGTACGGATACACGCTGGAAGAAGTAGCGAATGCAAATATTGAAAAGCTGATGAAGCGTTATCCAAGTGGTTTTTCAAAAGAGGCAAGCATCAAGAGGATTGATGTATGAGTGATCAAGAACGTGCAACCATGATTGAATGGTTAGCCATGACAGGATATAGCAAACAGTATTACGAAAAAATGAGTGATAAAGAATTAGAGTTTTATTACCGTGAAATGCTGGAGGAAAACAATGGGGAAAATCAACAGTAAGAAAACAATCGTGGGCGGCATCGTATTTGACAGCCAAACAGAAGGACAATACTATCAGTACCTTACCAATGATCCTAATGTGAAACATATAGAGTTACAGCCTAAATACACCTTGTTAGAAGCTTTCAAGATAAGCTGCAGCAAATGCATCGGGGAGGGCAAAACGCCTTCTCCAAAGACTAACAGGATGATTAAATGCAGGACATGTGAAGGGACAGGCAAGAAAAGCCGGCAACCCTGGACCTATAAAGCTGATTTTAAAGTAACCTACATGAATGGTAATGAGGAAGTAATCGATGTGAAAGGCTTTGCTAACGAACGATTTCCACTGGTTAAGAAGATGTGGGAAAGAAAATACGGACAAGAGCTGATCGTGGTGAAGAAAGTAAAAGGTGGATGGAAAAGAGGTTGAGCGTGAAAACAATTGAGATGTCAGAAGTCGTTCAAGAAATGATGAACGTAAAAACCCGTATGGATGGATCAATTAAAGAAGCATACAAACAAGCAAAAGTTAAGGATGCAGCTGAACGAGAATATAGAAAGCAGTTAGCGAAAGAGATACTGAAGCTAAAATCAGAAGGGTATCAAGCCACATTGATTGGAGACATCGCAAGGGGGAATTGTGCAGACTTGAAATTCGAAAGAGATATAGCTAAAACACTTTACGATTGTGCAAAGGATTCAAAGGATGTATTGAAAGCTGAAGCAAGTATGCTGCAAACGATAGCGAAATTCCAAACTGATTTATAGGGTGCGTATCAATACGAGCTAAATAAAAAACCCCTAGGTGAGATATTTCAGTTCCTGGTAGACCGTCACCTAAGGGTTAATGCGAGCAGGCGTATACCTGACTAACCACAGTATAAAATGAATTTTTTTATAAATAAAGAGTTAACGAGTGAAACGGTTAAGTGAAGATATGGTGTTACTGAGTGGGCAAAAACTGTTCATTAAAAAGGGGTGGTTGAGTGAAGCAAACAAACGACATAGTGGATTTATGGATGAAGTTTTGTGAAGCAAACAATGCAACATTTATCGAAGGAGGACAAGGGATATACACCTTTAGAGATAAGGTAGGTAGAAAATGGTGGTACTTGTCGGAAAAACAGTTGAGAGAACTTTTTGATTAATATTATGTCGCAGTACGATTAAACAGTGAAGGAGGATGATGACATTATGAGTAAAAATTGCGGTATTAGATTTTGTCCACATTGCGGGATTACAACAGATAATGAGTTTTTAAATACTCCATTAGGAAATGGTGCTGAATGGGTGTGTAGCGGTTGTGAAAATCACGTGGAAGCTTACATTTTAGACGATGGAGAATAACAAACTGTCCGAACAAACAAGCACACACAAATAGTGCGGAATGGAGGGATATAATTGAATATAAAAACTTTTGAAGAGGCGAGTAATCTTAAAGTTTTGATTGAAGCAGAAGAAAGAAATATTAAAGGGTGGATGGAATTATTCAATTCCAATGAAGTGGCTCTTTCATCTGCTACAAAACCACAAAAAATGTTTTTAACGGGAGATAAAAAGGAGAAAGTTAAAGAGATTATCATTAGTGAAAACAAGAAAAGACTGGAGGAACACAGACAAAGATTCGAAAGCCTTTAATACGCCGTTTGAATAAACAGTGAAGGAGGAAACACATGAATCAACTATCCTTTTTAAACACATCCATCAGCAAAGAAGCCAAACGTCAGGCAGAGAAGCTAATGAGCCGGTATAAAGTACTGGATGCCCTTATCGAGAGTAGAAAGTTAGACTTGGAACCAAGGATGACACAAAACCCGGAACCAAGCGAGATCCAAAGAGGTAACCAGTTTTATAGCTCAGTAGAGAATACAGTAATGACTGAATTTGAGATTGAGGAATATGTAAGAACCAAAAGGAAACTAAGTTTAATTTATGACTCACTGAAACCAGAACAGCAAAAAATATGGGATCATCGGTATATCAATGGCAAATATGATACGGATGTACACTATGACTTAGATATTAGACGAAGGACGTATTACAGATTAAAAAGGGAAATGGTCGCGATAGTGGCTGAATCATTTGGATTTAATGAGAATAAAATTAGTGGCACTAAATAGCTACAAAAACGCACAACATTTCCAATATTGATGTAGTAAGATGATAGTATGGAAAATTAAACATACCCTAACGAAAGGGTCATGTTGGTGATAGTAAAGACGGCTGTTCCTTGCCAGGCAGCCGTTTTCTTATGTTCTTTGTAAACTAGGCATGCAGAATGGTTGGTAAGTCTTGTGCTTAGTTTAGAGTGAATATGCAGCAGGAGAATAGTCCCTTTTGTCGAAATTAGTAGACGAGGGGAGTGATAAAATGGATAATAACCAGGAATTAATTAAACTTATGCAAGTAATAACACAAATTGATGAAAACTTGATGGAAACAGTTAATTCTAGAAAAAAAGATGTTATTTCGCTTTATGCTATAGTAGATTTGCTTGTTGAAAAAGGGATATTAACTGAGGATGAAATCAATAAGAAAAGAAATGAACTAAGAAGAGAATTTGAATAAATTTGAGGGCATCCATTAATTTGGGTGCTTTTTTTATTGGGGTGAGAACAATGAATCCTGTTGAGAAGAAGAAACCAGTTAAGAAGGCAATACAGAAGAAATCTGAAAAGATGAGCCGGCGTGATTGGGAAGAGATTATGGGGATGAACAGAGATACCTTCTCAAGGAAACGTGGAGGATCAATCACAAGGAAATAAAAAAGACCCATCACAGGGTCAGATACTTTTCTTCATGCCGCAATGACGACATTCGCGTATATAAAGAAAGTCTTTAACGGAACTTTTGAATTGGGCATTATTGCAGTTATCGCATCGCCCACTCTTTATATCAGGGTAGTCATTATAATCATAAACGATGGATGTATCGTAGCTTTTGTTTTCTTCTTCAGACAAATTGTTCACCTTCATTATTGGATTTAACTTTATATATGATATCAGATAATCATTGAGGGAGGTAGGTGTGATGACATGAAACTAACAGAGAAGCAGAAACGATTCGCTGATTTTTATATTGAGACAGGGAACGGCGTGGATTCAGCAAGAAGAGCAGGATATAAAGGGAACAACTTAAACAAGATAGCGAGCGAGAACTTGACGAAACTAGACATACGTAAATATGTAGATGAACGGATTGCAGAGAAAGAAAGCAAACAGATAGCCAAACAGGATGAAGTCTTGACGTTCCTCACAAGTATTATGAGAGGCGAACAGAAAGAAGAAGTTTTGCGAGGCATTGGTGAAGGTGCTCAGACCATAGATGATATGGATGTAGGGGCGAAGGATAGGATTAAGGCTGCTGAACTTCTTGGTAAGCGTTACGCCATGTGGACTGACAAACAAGATATCGATGTAAAAGGTGTTGTGACATTTGTTGATGATATAGGTGATGAGGATGGAGCGTAAGCTATCTGAGTTTCTCCCGAAACACTTCTTTCCTGTATGGAGAGCAGCAAACAATCCTGATATTTTAAATATTGTCTGTAAGGGAGGCAGGGGTTCCGGTAAGTCATCGGATATTGCACATATAATCGTCCAATTACTTATGAGGCATGCCATTAACGGTGTGGGGATCAGGAAGATTGATAACACGATTGAGCTGTCTATATTTGAACAGATGAAATGGGCCATTAGTGAGCAGGGTGTAAGCCATCTATTTAAGGTCAATAAGTCACCAATGCGTATCACCTATATCCCAAGAGGGAATTACATGGTGTTTCGTGGTGCCCAGGAGCCGGAACGGATTAAGTCCTTAAAATCAGCCAACTTCCCATTTGCTTTAGCTTGGCTGGAAGAACTGGCGGAATTCAAAACTGAAGATGAAGTTACGGTCATCACCAACTCCCTTTTGCGTGGAGAATTGGAGGATGGTCTTTTTTATAAATTCTTTTACTCGTACAATCCTCCGAAGAGAAAACAATCTTGGGTGAATAAGAAGTATGAGACGCAATTTGTATCCAATAATACATTCGTGCATCATTCAACTTATATGGATAACCCGTTCATCTCGAAACAATTCATCGCGGAGGCTGAAGCTGCCAAAGAACGAAGTGAATTGAGGTATCGATGGGAGTATCTTGGTCATGCGATTGGTTCCGGTGTTGTTCCGTTTGATAACTTAGTGTTCCGTACCATTACTGACGAAGAATACAACTCTTTCGATAATATCAGGCAGGGTAATGACTTCGGTTATGGTCCAGATCCTTTATCTTTTGTACGTTGGCACTATGATAAGACACGTAATCGGATATACGCCATGGATGAGATATATGGACACAAAATCAGCAATAGGGACTTAGCATCAAGAATTAAGGAAAGAGGCTATGTGCGCCATA
This genomic stretch from Peribacillus muralis harbors:
- a CDS encoding sigma-70 family RNA polymerase sigma factor — its product is MITHCCKMVFGSFNRMKELHSMELEDFLQIGRTAVFKAVKMFEPGKGKSFSSFVHMFIKQRIVECIKFLERDRRDQRNEFRDIETEDGLNMFYFMPSQTNVEKFVINKIMIEDFLNQLTERQRQVMELYLKDHNFEEIAEMLGRKGKGRSLNKTYNDAMKKLRKGA
- a CDS encoding nucleoside triphosphate pyrophosphohydrolase family protein, with translation MNFNEYQQLSKRTMPGTHDGKALANYALGLTGEAGECADIIKKEVFHGHRRDAQAIKKELGDVLHYLTGLATMYGYTLEEVANANIEKLMKRYPSGFSKEASIKRIDV
- a CDS encoding DUF1064 domain-containing protein, which encodes MGKINSKKTIVGGIVFDSQTEGQYYQYLTNDPNVKHIELQPKYTLLEAFKISCSKCIGEGKTPSPKTNRMIKCRTCEGTGKKSRQPWTYKADFKVTYMNGNEEVIDVKGFANERFPLVKKMWERKYGQELIVVKKVKGGWKRG
- a CDS encoding PBSX family phage terminase large subunit gives rise to the protein MRMERKLSEFLPKHFFPVWRAANNPDILNIVCKGGRGSGKSSDIAHIIVQLLMRHAINGVGIRKIDNTIELSIFEQMKWAISEQGVSHLFKVNKSPMRITYIPRGNYMVFRGAQEPERIKSLKSANFPFALAWLEELAEFKTEDEVTVITNSLLRGELEDGLFYKFFYSYNPPKRKQSWVNKKYETQFVSNNTFVHHSTYMDNPFISKQFIAEAEAAKERSELRYRWEYLGHAIGSGVVPFDNLVFRTITDEEYNSFDNIRQGNDFGYGPDPLSFVRWHYDKTRNRIYAMDEIYGHKISNRDLASRIKERGYVRHRVIADSAEPKSIDELRDYGIKIIGAKKGPDSVQYGEEWLDDLEEIIIDVNRTPNTAREFESADYATDKNGDPLPRLEDKNNHTIDATRYAFEDDMKKTAKLVTGRRLTR
- a CDS encoding DUF1492 domain-containing protein → MNQLSFLNTSISKEAKRQAEKLMSRYKVLDALIESRKLDLEPRMTQNPEPSEIQRGNQFYSSVENTVMTEFEIEEYVRTKRKLSLIYDSLKPEQQKIWDHRYINGKYDTDVHYDLDIRRRTYYRLKREMVAIVAESFGFNENKISGTK
- a CDS encoding BH0509 family protein, with protein sequence MSDQERATMIEWLAMTGYSKQYYEKMSDKELEFYYREMLEENNGENQQ
- a CDS encoding terminase small subunit — encoded protein: MKLTEKQKRFADFYIETGNGVDSARRAGYKGNNLNKIASENLTKLDIRKYVDERIAEKESKQIAKQDEVLTFLTSIMRGEQKEEVLRGIGEGAQTIDDMDVGAKDRIKAAELLGKRYAMWTDKQDIDVKGVVTFVDDIGDEDGA